The genomic region CAAGTAATTTGCATAATCACTTTTCTTGAAATTGGTATGTACTACATACATACTAAGTTATGAAGATCTGTCTTGTTGACTAATTGTGTACTTTTGTCTGGACAGGTTTATCAGAATGGAGGTTTGCAAATTGGTAAGCTtgctgctttattttactagttatatactatttaatttttcttctgaAAGAAAATATGCATAAAATCTGTGATCTGTTCCTCTTTGAATTTATCTTCTATATTATAAAATGTCCCTTTTTCTTGTGTACATGGTTTTTCAGGAAGTTCTCGTGTTGTTGACCAACCAAAGTGCTTGCACAATTGCATTGGTGAAGTTATTAGGATAAAACATCTTGAAAATGAGAGGTATGCTAAAATTGTCTATTTTTGAATTGTGATGCCCTGTCATATGAAGTTTATGACTAAATTATAACCTTGattattttcattcttaaaaTCCTATATAGGTTTGGAATTATTAAACGATTTGATAAGTATTCCCGAAAACATTCGGTAAGAGATTCTTTGGTTGGATTTTCATGATTTAGATGAAAATTTGTCATCAATTATGAACATgcatttatttttgcttttgcaGATCATGTTTGAGGATGGTTGTGTTGAAATTTATGACATGTCAAAAGAGGACTTTGAACTTGTGAGATAGTGATGCAACTGTTGGGTAGGAACTActtgtaaatatttcttttgcatGATTGTATCTATCTGCATGACATTGTGAAATATGATATCCTAATAGGCAATAGGCATCTCCAAATTGGTAcacttttccatttttattccCATACAATTAGTCCCCAAGTAATTTGCATAATCACTTTTATTGAAATTGGTATGTACTACATATATACTAAGCTATCTGATACTGAATGCAAGACTGACTAGAAGCAGTATGTATTGTAGATGCCGATGCTTAAGCTGATAGAATGAAGATTGTATTTTTGTTACCTTGGTGTTGATTATTTTGCACGTCTTCATTGGGTGTGAGAAATAGGGTTATCATTTCTTCCAGTGTGATTTCCATTTTTTAATAGGGAAAGGCTTGTAAAGGggtttttaacttaattttggtCATGGTtgaatgcatgttatttagttcagaATATATTGATTATTTGATTGTAAAAGGCTTTTTTGTTGTCCCTCTTAATTACATCATGGTCCAGGTTTTTTAAACATCCTTCATTGTCATTTTcccatataatttttcatacttGTGGAAACTAACTTGTTTCATTCCTCTTCTGTTACATTATGCTACTAAGCATACCCTTATTTGCtaacttttttattagtatGTATTTGTCAAGTTAGAAAATGAGGGAAGTAAGATTGCTAATACTTGTGTTGTTCAGGTGCAGGTGAAAGGAATTGAAAAGCTGAAAATTGGACTCATTATTCTTTCATTGCATGTGCATAATTCTTGTAGTTGCTGAGGCTCTTATCAACAGAATATGAAGCGGAATAGCTCAACACAACTCTTACTGATTGAAGATAATAAATTCCTTTTTCTACTAACAAACTGTATTATCGTGTAAACAACATTGTTGTTCAAGGTTCTGGAAATAAaccttgtattttttaaaatcctgAAAGTACTGTAAAATGAGAATCATCTTGTACCATTAGCTAGGATGTGTAGTTGTTGTTTCAAGTgtattcttttactttcttcctATTTTTCTAGTATAAGGTTATTGATAAATGTGGGAGTTTCGATTAGGAAAAACTTGTTTTAATATGCAATTACCCTTTGATCAATGCTAAAGACATGTACCCTATGAAGTGGGTCACATTAATCTTGCTTTTCTTATTATTGTAAGAGCCATTTTGATTAAAGAATGAAAAACTAGACATGACGCGGGGAAGGATATGTAGTTTTCCATCCTTGTGGGTATGGATTTTTTCATGTTCCAGTTGAGGATTGGTTATACCCATTTCATACCTATCCCTgcccaataaattaaaaaaatttacaaaagaaaaacaaataattttataatttttttaaaacaaagttgaatatattatttattcaaggAGTCAAGACAATCAATTTGCCATCACCCAATATAAAATcttattacaataaaaaattttcctatgaaaattatatttctattgCCTAATAATTATCCTGAAATGAGACTTGAGAAAGAGATCATAATCTCTTATGACTTATGATTAGTAGGtataaaagtttaataaaattaattatgaaatataaattatataaatcaaaggtaatttaataattatattattgggTATAGGTATGAGACGGGTAGGTACATATCCATACCCATACTTATTCTAgtccatgttaaaaaaaattgaatatcatCTATATTCATATTTGTATGTAATCAAAATAAAGATTTTCTTTCAAGGCCAGGGCAGGTCCGGATTGGTACCTGCAAATACAAGTTTGTTTGCCATGTTTGTGGAAAACCGAGTGAGTGGTTTTGTTGcgttaatttctattatttgaATGTTACATGACCAAGGCAAAAGAAAGAGCACCTTTCTGAAGTATGTGGCACTCAGAAATTGTTAACATACATCGTGGCTAGAGATAATTATTGGGTACACTATATATGTATGCATGTATATGTTTGGATACATTGGGCTCAGTATGACTGAAGTATAAGTTGGTATCTCATGGAGTTTTTATTGTGGAAAATTTTGGagataaaaaactaaattatgtcttttgctttttattataaaataattatatttttatataatttatcctCTCAGaccaatattttgattttagaaCTTTTGTCGTACTGTGTTGTAAAAGTAAAAATGGGTTTTCTTGTACTTGGGCAACCTTTGAAACTATGATCTATTGCTGCTACTCAATTTTGGCGCAACAGATATATTGTTGGATTTGGATGGGGACACTAATGTGAacgattattatttttttataaaataaaaatcatttttttctaggAAGATAAATAAAGGggaaaattagaattttattattattattattattattattattattattatttaagaaaacCTGGAATCTACACTACCCGTAAAAAATCAAAGTAATCTCAACCGTTGGATCAACGGTGTCATCTACCTATATATTCATTCTTTATCTCTTCCGAAAGCCCTATTCCTCAAGAACTAGGGTTTGCAGTCACTGCTCTGTTTCACCGAGTTTGGGCGTTTAGATCAGAACCAAATCGTGTTCTCTTCCATTGGCAAACATGGCAACTCAAATGAGCAAGAAGAGAAAGGTCAGTGGTTCAATGAATCGCAAACAGCAACATTTTCTATTTgtggttttttcttcttcattcctttgTGTATGCTAATTGAACATTTGAATGGCGTTAATGTGTAGTTTGTTGCGGACGGAGTGTTCTTTGCCGAACTGAACGAGGTTCTGACACGTGAATTGGCGGAGGACGGTTACTCCGGCGTGGAAGTTAGGGTTACGCCGATGCGCACCGAGATCATCATCAGAGCCACCAGAACCCAAGCCGTTCTAGGTGCGTGTGTTTCTAGAACCTTCCATTACTTTGTGGAATCgaattttcattcattcattcataaaTTGTGTGTTTTTATGGTATATATAGGTGAGAAGGGAAGGAGAATTAGGGAACTTACCTCAGTGGTGCAGAAGAGGTTCAAATTCCCCGAAAACAGCGTCGAGCTTTATGCTGAGAAGGTCAACAATAGAGGCCTGTGTGCCATTGCTCAGGCCGAGTCGCTTCGCTATAAGCTTCTCGGTGGCCTCGCCGTTCGCAGGTAACTATATTACTCTGCAAATTCATTCATTTGTATAATATATCTTAATTTCAGATTTGTCATTAGGCAtgggttttaattttattatgaattggTACACTACtgtttagtgtttagggttcACCATGGTAGATTGATTTAGAAGCTGGATtacttatttgatttgatttgaatatttatttactGGTAATTTGCATAGTGTGGTTCTATACCTAGTCTCGAGAAATTATGGTATGTTAAGCTTTAGATGCCATGATTATGTGGAGTCTCAGCTCAAATGGGCATTAAGCCTCCTTGGGGATTACTTGATTCCAGGATTGAGTCCTCGCAGTGCCACTTTGCCTCCACTGTAGCCTAACTTCGCCCTCCTGCACCGTTTCTGTAAATGGAGTAAATGCCATATGAAGCCATTAGAACATGATAGTATCCAACCTCGGTTTTATGTTGACTGTATGCAGTGAGGCTAAAGTTATATTCTTTTGCTTACTTTTGTTGTTTGGCGACAAATTGTAATATGTCAAGGGTTTTTTCAGTTTTGACCCTCTTTGTGTAGgatgatataattaatttgtccTTGTTTAATGGCAAATGTACCCttagttgattttgttttagcGCCTTATTTTAGACTTGTATTTCTGTAAAagcatattttcatgttttacatTACTAATATGCTTTTAGGGGATGGAAGCTTTTAAAAttgttctttttctctttttttttttttaattctttttatgaaTACAATTCTTCTGCATTGCTGTGGCAAAATTATAATCTCTATATGTCTTAAACTATTTGTTTCAGGGCTTGCTATGGTGTTTTAAGATTTGTGATGGAAAGTGGTGCCAAGGGTTGTGAGGTTTGTTCTGTAGAAGCAactttgaactctttttttatttctgtatgTAAGATTTGGTTGTAATTGCTGTTTGACTTGAGCAGGTGATTGTTAGTGGAAAGTTGAGGGCTCAGAGAGCCAAATCCATGAAATTCAAGGATGGGTACATGATCTCTTCTGGACAACCAGTCAAGGATTACATTGACTCGGCAGTGAGACATGTCCTCCTAAGACAGGTTTGCTTCTATTTCTCATATTACATGATAGTTTTTCTTTCACCACTAGGATTTTCATGCATTTggctcattttctatttttatttcaacatGGAAAGTTGGTGCTAATCACTATTTTCCTTACTGTCTTATAGGGTGTTCTTGGTATCAAGGTTAAGATCATGCTTGATTGGGATCCTAAAGGGAAACAGGGTCCTAAAACTCCCCTTCCTGATCTTGTCACAATTCACACTCcaaaggaagaggaagaatatGCCCGTCCTGCTGCTGTTTTGGCAACCGATATTGAGGTCCCTGTTGCTTCTTAAGTAGAAATCATAGCACCTGAGTACCTAGTATGCAGTGTTCATTGGCTTAGACGTGGTCAGATTTTTTGTAGTGTCTTATCTTTTCAAGAATTTTTATACTCCAGTACAAGGATCCAAGcataaattatgttatatttcCTCCCTCATTCTGTAGTTTGAAATTGTGTTTGTGGTTCATGGCATTGGTTTGGATGTGTTATTTTCCTTTAGTACCATGTTAAACAGTTTTTCGAAAAGCAGAATTTTAGAAAGTGCAGACAAGCATTAGATATAAaactttaaaagaatttttttattgtacttAATAAAATTTGTACTTGTACTTGATTTAAAATGTTCTTCCAGTGATTGTATTTTCTGATCATAATCTTTAGAGTAAATATTCAattccatttttaaaaaaattgctcgACATGATTTAATCTTGCAAAAGACCAGAAGACGAACGACCAAAATCTTGAAAGCACCCACGTAGTCTTCTTCACCAAGTTCTTAGTCGTCATCATCACTACGTGCTTTTTCATAGTTCTTTGAACAAACACGAGTGAAAATTATGTCATAAACTTGTAAAAGTTTAAACACTTACTCTACTAAAACAGTACGAATCCTTCATCGGCAGGTTCTAatgggagcaaaacaatgtgacAATGGGTGAGTTTGGTTAAGTgctttcttattaaaaaaaacagctTAAAAATAAGCTAAAAACAGTATATTAGGATAAGCTATTTAGAGTAGCTTATAtagctttaattatttttattttaattgatgatTAGTTTTACAATATTCTTAACACATTTATAggtaaatattttcttgttgaCTAGCTAAGTATTTCCTTGTTGACTCCGGCTATTTCCTTGTTAATTGGGATATTCATTATTCAAAGATTTCTTAGGatcttaaatattttagattGGTTTTAAATTTCAGATCAAAGGATGAAATCATTCtagtttgaaaaatattattgaaaaaattttTGGTGTTTGCAAAACAAGATGAAAAACATTGTAACGCATGATCAATTTTAATGTTGAAACTCAAATTTCTATCATATGACATGTTTTGCACTCCATAATCATGTTAGAAGGATATGTTGAATGAATTTGTTTAGgcttaaaataagtatttttaaaataagtggtTTTACAAAAGTAAAATGCATATTTATGTttggttataattataaaaaaccttttttaattaaaaatgattattaactTGTTTGGGTATGACTGGTggagaaatgttttttttattccaaaactACATAAAAGATTTTATAAACACTTTACGAAATAAACATGtttgtttaataaaaatcacttttttatatacatgcatgctcatttttttaattgaaaaatacatttaaatatgaataatagATCAATAAAAACTCCAAAcattgattctttttctttttctttccaaaattcATTCGTtgatttgttttaaattcataaaccCAAGAGACAGGACTCTGCCATCACTTGTGTGCATTGGCATGCTCCACAAAAGGTTTAGAGTATATTTTgcataattcaaatattttagagCTCAAACATATAACATATAAGAGAAACAAAGTGACCAAACCATGCTAGCTTGAcaacataatatttttcttttttaaacatatttgcCAAATTCAACTgaatatgtaaatttaaaagtttaCTAAGAAAGAACCTGGAATCTGAACAAGCATGCTCTTCATCTAACGACCTTTACTGGGCTGTCTCTCATGTACAATTAATTAGGcccaaacaaaagagaaaagaaaagaagacaacatttatatttttttttgttaaaattacttaataatgtttgttatttatatctatttagataaattaattcttggaatttaaaaaatactaaaaaaataggattttttaagctaaaatgttaagttttaaacaattaaaaacattttataccTCACAAGTTGATTtatctaaataaattaaaataatttactattacttttaaattacaCTCTTGGCAATTTTTTGAAGGACCGGACaatttttctatataaaaaaatatgtcaacTAAAGtccccattttttttatacatagtaAAGCCACCTTtaataagctttttttttttaaaaaagaaattctttgctaaaaaataaataaatcaatttcatacatttttttaaggCTGCTATTTTATTATGCCTTAATCCCAAAGAAGGGAGTAGAATCGGCCCAATCCAAAACCCTATTATAATTATAAGCATTAGGGTTTCTACCACTTACCAGTTAGTTGCTTTGTTTCACTCACACTGTGTTTGGAGCAGAATCAGATCGTGTGTTCCGTACGTTCGTTCGTTCATTTCCAGTGTCAAACATGGCGTCTCAGATGAGCAAGAAGAGAAAGGTAAGTGCTAGAGAGAATCGAAAACAGCAACATTTTctatttgtgtttattttttcttcattcttgttgTGTATGTGAATTTGAACATTTGAATGGCGTTAATGTGTAGTTTGTTGCGGACGGAGTGTTCTTCGCCGAACTGAACGAGGTTCTGACTCGTGAATTGGCGGAGGACGGTTACTCCGGCGTGGAAGTTAGGGTTACGCCGATGCGCACCGAGATCATCATCAGAGCCACCAGAACCCAAGCTGTTCTAGGTGCGTGTGTTTCTAGAACCTTCCATTACTTTTGTGGAATCGAATTTTGGTTCATTCATTCATAAATTGTGTTGTTTTGATTGTATATATAGGTGAGAAGGGAAGGAGAATTAGGGAACTTACCTCAGTGGTGCAGAAGAGGTTCAAATTCCCCGAAAACAGTGTCGAGCTTTATGCTGAGAAGGTCAACAACAGAGGCTTGTGTGCCATTGCTCAGGCCGAGTCGCTTCGCTACAAGCTCCTCGGCGGCCTCGCTGTTCGCAGGTATAACATATTACTCTGCTAATGCATTCTTATATATCAGGCAAGGA from Glycine soja cultivar W05 chromosome 16, ASM419377v2, whole genome shotgun sequence harbors:
- the LOC114390498 gene encoding 40S ribosomal protein S3-3-like, with protein sequence MATQMSKKRKFVADGVFFAELNEVLTRELAEDGYSGVEVRVTPMRTEIIIRATRTQAVLGEKGRRIRELTSVVQKRFKFPENSVELYAEKVNNRGLCAIAQAESLRYKLLGGLAVRRACYGVLRFVMESGAKGCEVIVSGKLRAQRAKSMKFKDGYMISSGQPVKDYIDSAVRHVLLRQGVLGIKVKIMLDWDPKGKQGPKTPLPDLVTIHTPKEEEEYARPAAVLATDIEVPVAS